One Micromonospora eburnea genomic region harbors:
- a CDS encoding adenylyl cyclase, with product MRPLDPSRRRFLTVTAASAASLTALGMPALPAAAMPGRHDSAEPDFGPNVFVYDPTTPTAEIQSTLDSLFAAQEHNEMGTGRYAVLFKPGRYEVDARLGYYTTVAGLGAHPDDVEIHGAVRVIGQPDPSSAAGISALTNFWRSVENLAVTPTDWSNQWAVSQASPMRRVHIRGILWLEPGNGGYSSGGYIADSKVDGITINGSQQQWLTRDSELGGDWTNGVWNQVFSGVIGAPAQGFPDPPYTTLPTSPVTREKPYLLVDGAGRWRVAVPGLRRDTVGTTWGAGARPVPSLPLADFFIAKPTDSAKRINQELSQGRHLLLTPGVYHLDRALRVKHPDTVVLGLGMPSLAPTTGDAALRIEDVDGVRVAGVLVDAGPVESEVLVEVGKRNSHRSHATNPISLQDVFFRIGGPYAGRAVTSLVVNSRHTLIDNIWAWRGDHGRPGTIGWTVNTAATGVVVNGDDVTAYGLFVEHYQRWQTVWNGERGRTVFYQSELPYDPPSQAAWRSPTGQGWASYKVAEHVREHEAWGLGVYSYFNQKVDIRCDRAIEAPRRAGVRFHDAITVFLDGSGGIERTVNEAGTPVVGSYGTSPVLSYP from the coding sequence ATGAGACCACTCGACCCGTCCCGCCGCCGCTTCCTCACCGTCACCGCCGCCTCCGCCGCGTCGCTCACCGCCCTCGGGATGCCGGCCCTGCCGGCCGCCGCCATGCCCGGCCGCCACGACAGCGCCGAGCCGGATTTCGGCCCCAACGTCTTCGTGTACGACCCGACCACCCCGACCGCCGAGATCCAGTCCACCCTGGACAGCCTTTTCGCCGCCCAGGAACACAACGAGATGGGCACCGGCCGGTACGCGGTGCTCTTCAAGCCCGGCCGGTACGAGGTCGACGCGAGGCTCGGCTACTACACCACCGTCGCCGGCCTCGGCGCGCACCCGGACGACGTGGAGATCCACGGCGCGGTACGCGTCATCGGCCAGCCCGACCCGAGTTCGGCGGCCGGGATCTCCGCCCTCACCAACTTCTGGCGCTCGGTGGAGAACCTCGCCGTCACCCCGACCGACTGGTCGAACCAGTGGGCGGTCTCCCAGGCGTCCCCGATGCGCCGGGTGCACATCAGGGGCATCCTCTGGCTGGAGCCCGGCAACGGCGGCTACTCCAGCGGCGGCTACATCGCCGACTCCAAGGTGGACGGCATCACCATCAACGGCTCCCAGCAGCAGTGGCTGACCCGGGACAGCGAACTCGGCGGCGACTGGACCAACGGGGTGTGGAACCAGGTCTTCTCCGGGGTGATCGGTGCGCCCGCGCAGGGCTTCCCCGACCCGCCGTACACCACGCTGCCGACCAGCCCGGTCACCCGGGAGAAGCCGTACCTCCTCGTCGACGGCGCGGGCCGCTGGCGGGTGGCCGTACCCGGGTTGCGCCGCGACACCGTGGGCACCACCTGGGGCGCGGGCGCCCGGCCGGTGCCCTCGCTGCCGCTGGCGGACTTCTTCATCGCCAAGCCCACCGACTCCGCGAAGCGGATCAACCAGGAACTGTCCCAGGGCCGGCACCTGCTGCTCACCCCGGGCGTCTACCACCTGGACCGGGCGCTGCGGGTCAAGCACCCGGACACCGTCGTGCTCGGCCTCGGCATGCCCAGCCTCGCCCCGACCACCGGCGACGCGGCCCTGCGGATCGAGGACGTGGACGGCGTACGCGTGGCCGGGGTGCTGGTCGACGCCGGCCCGGTCGAGTCGGAGGTGCTGGTCGAGGTCGGCAAGCGGAACAGTCACCGGTCGCACGCCACCAACCCGATCTCGCTCCAGGACGTCTTCTTCCGCATCGGCGGCCCGTACGCCGGCCGGGCGGTCACCAGCCTGGTGGTCAACAGCCGGCACACCCTGATCGACAACATCTGGGCCTGGCGCGGCGACCACGGCAGGCCGGGCACCATCGGCTGGACCGTCAACACCGCCGCGACCGGCGTGGTGGTCAACGGCGACGACGTGACCGCGTACGGGCTCTTCGTCGAGCACTACCAGCGGTGGCAGACCGTCTGGAACGGCGAGCGCGGGCGCACCGTCTTCTACCAGAGCGAGTTGCCGTACGACCCGCCGAGCCAGGCCGCCTGGCGCAGCCCGACCGGCCAGGGCTGGGCGTCGTACAAGGTCGCCGAGCACGTACGCGAGCACGAGGCGTGGGGGCTCGGCGTCTACTCGTACTTCAACCAGAAGGTGGACATCCGCTGCGACCGGGCGATCGAGGCGCCCCGCCGGGCCGGGGTGCGCTTCCACGACGCGATCACCGTCTTCCTCGACGGCAGCGGCGGCATCGAACGCACCGTCAACGAGGCCGGCACCCCGGTCGTCGGCTCGTACGGCACCAGCCCGGTGCTCAGCTACCCGTGA
- a CDS encoding potassium channel family protein has product MIHFPAHRRAPLRALSLRVLAAVALVFATVAVVWLDRDGYHDNNEDGMTLLDCFYYAVVSLSTTGYGDVTPASQSARLANVLFVTPARVLFLIILVGTTLEVLTDQYRNGRRLTQWRKTVKDHVIICGYGTKGRSAVSALLEDGMDKSRIVVVERNGTALRQATSAGLVTVEGSATRSAVLEEAHVRSAKAVIIATDSDDSSVMVALTARQLTAGQVRIIAAVREAENAPLLRQSGAHHVIVSAATAGRLLGLSTSAPPLIDVVEDLLTPGQGMALAMRSAERDEVGRSPRELDSLVIALVRRGRVVTLTDRAGAEIETGDMLVYVRDDRPLPATTG; this is encoded by the coding sequence GTGATCCATTTTCCGGCGCACCGGCGGGCACCGTTGCGTGCCCTCAGTCTGCGCGTGCTGGCCGCGGTGGCCCTGGTCTTCGCCACGGTGGCGGTGGTCTGGCTGGACCGGGACGGCTACCACGACAACAACGAGGACGGGATGACCCTCCTCGACTGCTTCTACTACGCGGTGGTCTCGCTCTCCACCACCGGCTACGGCGATGTCACCCCGGCCAGCCAGTCGGCACGGCTGGCCAATGTCCTGTTCGTCACCCCGGCCCGGGTGCTCTTCCTGATCATCCTGGTCGGCACCACCCTGGAAGTCCTGACCGATCAGTACCGGAACGGCCGTCGCCTGACCCAGTGGAGGAAGACCGTGAAGGACCACGTGATCATCTGCGGCTACGGCACCAAGGGCCGCAGTGCCGTCTCCGCGCTGCTGGAGGACGGGATGGACAAGTCCCGGATCGTGGTGGTGGAGCGGAACGGCACCGCGCTGCGGCAGGCCACCTCGGCCGGGCTGGTCACCGTCGAGGGCTCGGCGACCCGCTCGGCGGTGCTGGAGGAGGCACACGTACGGTCGGCCAAGGCGGTGATCATCGCGACCGACAGTGACGACTCGTCGGTGATGGTGGCGCTGACCGCCCGGCAGCTCACCGCCGGCCAGGTCCGGATCATCGCCGCCGTACGCGAGGCGGAGAACGCGCCGTTGCTCAGGCAGAGCGGCGCGCACCACGTGATCGTCTCCGCGGCGACCGCCGGCCGGCTGCTCGGCCTCTCCACCTCCGCCCCGCCGCTGATCGATGTGGTGGAGGACCTGCTCACCCCGGGGCAGGGCATGGCGCTGGCCATGCGCTCGGCCGAACGCGACGAGGTGGGCCGGTCGCCGCGCGAGCTGGACTCGCTGGTGATCGCCCTGGTCCGCCGAGGCAGGGTGGTGACGCTCACCGACCGGGCCGGCGCGGAGATCGAGACCGGCGACATGCTCGTGTACGTGCGCGACGACCGCCCGCTGCCGGCCACCACGGGCTGA
- a CDS encoding ATP-dependent Clp protease proteolytic subunit: MGYGIWMLDEGQPSFGDRVFERLLKERIIFLGTEVTDASANQICAQILLLAAEDPERDIFLYINSPGGSVSAGMAVYDTMRYVNNDVATLALGMAGSMGQFLLCAGAAGKRFALPHSRIMMHQPSGGMGGTAADITIQAENMLHVKRTMQELIAQHSGRTLDEIQADWDRDRWFTAEQAREYGLIDQVVTRAEQLPA; this comes from the coding sequence ATGGGGTACGGCATCTGGATGCTGGACGAGGGTCAGCCGTCCTTCGGAGACCGGGTCTTCGAGCGGCTGCTCAAGGAGCGCATCATCTTCCTCGGCACCGAGGTCACCGACGCCTCGGCCAACCAGATCTGCGCGCAGATCCTGCTGCTCGCCGCCGAAGATCCGGAACGGGACATCTTCCTCTACATCAACTCGCCGGGCGGTTCGGTCAGCGCCGGAATGGCCGTTTACGACACCATGCGGTACGTCAACAACGACGTGGCGACCCTGGCGCTCGGGATGGCCGGCTCGATGGGGCAGTTCCTGCTCTGCGCCGGCGCGGCCGGGAAGCGCTTCGCGCTCCCCCACTCGCGGATCATGATGCACCAGCCGTCCGGCGGCATGGGTGGCACGGCCGCCGACATCACCATCCAGGCGGAGAACATGCTGCACGTGAAGCGGACCATGCAGGAGCTGATCGCCCAACACAGCGGCCGCACGCTGGACGAGATCCAGGCCGACTGGGACCGGGACCGCTGGTTCACCGCCGAGCAGGCCCGCGAGTACGGGCTGATCGACCAGGTCGTCACCCGCGCCGAGCAGCTTCCGGCCTGA
- a CDS encoding transposase, translating into MAAERGAWICFEDEAGHTLRPSKARTWAPRGRTPVIPVSGKGSGRISVAGLVCVKPGQRTRLLYRVKVHRPRKGERRSFAETDYAALLDAAHQYLKAPIVLIWDNLNTHVSVAMRELVANRDWLHVIQLPVYAPDLNPTEGVWSHLKRSLGNLAVTGVDHLAAVVKNRLKRIQYRPDLLTSFLTHTGLTLDPEPP; encoded by the coding sequence ATGGCGGCCGAGCGTGGCGCGTGGATCTGCTTCGAGGACGAGGCAGGTCACACGCTTCGGCCGTCCAAGGCCCGGACCTGGGCGCCACGTGGGCGGACACCGGTGATCCCGGTGTCCGGTAAGGGTTCCGGCCGCATCTCGGTGGCCGGGCTGGTCTGCGTCAAGCCCGGACAACGAACGCGCCTGCTGTACCGGGTGAAGGTCCACCGTCCCCGCAAGGGCGAGCGGCGCAGCTTCGCCGAGACGGACTACGCCGCCCTGCTGGATGCCGCTCACCAGTACCTCAAGGCGCCGATCGTGCTGATCTGGGACAACCTCAACACCCACGTCAGCGTCGCCATGCGCGAACTTGTCGCGAACCGCGACTGGCTCCACGTGATCCAGCTACCCGTCTACGCCCCCGACCTCAACCCGACCGAAGGCGTCTGGTCACACCTCAAACGCAGCCTGGGCAACCTCGCCGTGACCGGCGTCGACCACCTCGCCGCGGTGGTGAAGAACCGGCTCAAGCGCATCCAGTACCGCCCCGACCTCCTGACCAGCTTTCTCACCCACACCGGTCTAACCCTCGACCCAGAACCGCCGTAA
- a CDS encoding PIN domain-containing protein produces the protein MPFSVLLDANVLVPNALRDTLLRVAEADFYRPLWSQDILAETRRTILRLRPSIDPERLDAMFACMNEAFSDALVTGYESLIEGMTNHMDDRHVLAAAVAGRADVIVTNNLRHFPQAAVGPLHIEVLAPDRFLCLQYDLAPPAVVDIIKRQSAETGRSAGKPQLSVEELLGCLTEVEWSGLRRFWVEG, from the coding sequence GTGCCGTTCTCTGTCCTGCTCGATGCGAACGTCCTGGTTCCAAACGCGCTCCGCGACACTCTCCTACGGGTCGCAGAGGCGGACTTCTACCGTCCGCTTTGGAGCCAGGACATCCTCGCAGAGACGCGGCGGACGATCCTGCGGCTACGCCCGAGCATTGACCCCGAGCGACTTGACGCGATGTTCGCGTGCATGAACGAAGCGTTCAGTGACGCCCTCGTCACGGGCTACGAGTCTCTCATTGAGGGCATGACGAATCACATGGATGACCGGCACGTTCTAGCCGCCGCCGTCGCGGGCCGAGCGGACGTCATCGTGACGAACAACTTGAGACATTTTCCGCAGGCCGCCGTAGGTCCCCTGCATATCGAAGTACTGGCACCCGACCGATTTCTATGCCTGCAGTACGACCTGGCTCCGCCTGCGGTCGTGGACATCATCAAGAGGCAGAGCGCCGAGACCGGCCGCTCGGCCGGGAAGCCCCAACTGAGCGTCGAGGAGTTGCTCGGGTGTCTTACAGAGGTTGAATGGTCAGGGTTACGGCGGTTCTGGGTCGAGGGTTAG
- a CDS encoding HAD family hydrolase, whose protein sequence is MLFDWDGTLVNSHPINFRALSQACERWGLDLREEFYTARIGTSGSELISELAGVAGIVAPVESIVADCIDRIIERTSGLEVYVPVVELAMGFHGEIPLAIVSGGARRVVEAGLEATGLRRLFDHVVAGEDAERGKPDPELFHLAAHRLGAAPSTCLVYEDSPEGIQAADAAGMHVVDVHCFRRRIAGSATR, encoded by the coding sequence GTGCTCTTCGACTGGGACGGAACTCTCGTCAACAGCCACCCAATCAACTTTCGCGCGCTGTCTCAAGCCTGTGAGCGATGGGGGCTCGATCTCCGGGAAGAGTTCTATACCGCTCGAATAGGCACTTCTGGGAGCGAGTTAATCTCCGAGCTTGCTGGAGTCGCCGGTATCGTTGCGCCAGTCGAATCCATCGTTGCCGACTGTATCGATCGGATTATCGAGAGGACTTCCGGCCTGGAAGTCTACGTTCCAGTTGTCGAACTCGCGATGGGCTTCCATGGAGAAATTCCGTTGGCTATCGTATCAGGAGGCGCTCGTAGGGTCGTCGAAGCCGGCCTCGAAGCCACTGGCCTGCGGCGTTTGTTCGACCATGTGGTAGCCGGAGAGGATGCCGAGCGCGGGAAGCCCGATCCGGAATTGTTTCACCTCGCCGCACACCGACTGGGCGCTGCACCTTCGACCTGTCTCGTTTACGAGGACTCGCCTGAAGGCATTCAAGCGGCCGACGCGGCCGGCATGCACGTTGTGGACGTCCACTGTTTTCGCCGCCGCATTGCAGGATCGGCGACCCGGTAG
- a CDS encoding 2-oxoacid:ferredoxin oxidoreductase subunit beta, with amino-acid sequence MSEPVALKLTAKDFKSDQEVRWCPGCGDYAILAAVQGFMPELNIPRENIVFISGIGCSSRFPYYMNTYGMHSIHGRAPAIATGLTVTRPDLSVWVVTGDGDALSIGGNHLIHALRRNVNLKILLFNNRIYGLTKGQYSPTSETGKITKSTPVGSADAPFNPLSLALGAEATFVARTIDSDRKHLQSVLRAAAQHQGSAFVEIYQNCNIFNDGAFDPLKEPATRDDHLIRLEHGQPITFGQNGEHCVVHPPGGFGLEVRDTATTPTDQIVVHDTHVTDPAYAFALSRLPGPDLRNTPIGVFRSITRPTYDNLVQEQVTTAKAKTDETPEQQLAGLLASGDTWTIA; translated from the coding sequence ATGTCTGAACCCGTCGCCCTGAAACTCACCGCGAAGGACTTCAAGTCCGACCAGGAAGTCCGCTGGTGCCCCGGCTGCGGTGACTACGCCATCCTCGCCGCCGTCCAGGGCTTCATGCCCGAACTGAACATCCCCCGCGAGAACATCGTGTTCATCTCCGGGATCGGCTGTTCCTCCCGATTCCCGTACTACATGAACACCTACGGGATGCACTCCATCCACGGCCGCGCCCCCGCGATCGCCACCGGCCTGACCGTCACCCGCCCCGACCTGTCCGTATGGGTCGTCACCGGCGACGGCGACGCCCTGTCCATCGGCGGTAACCACCTCATCCACGCCCTACGCCGTAACGTCAACCTGAAGATCCTGCTGTTCAACAACCGCATCTACGGCCTGACCAAGGGCCAGTACTCACCCACCTCCGAAACCGGGAAGATCACCAAATCAACCCCGGTCGGATCAGCCGACGCCCCGTTCAACCCGCTGTCGCTCGCACTCGGTGCCGAAGCCACCTTCGTCGCCCGCACCATCGACTCCGACCGCAAACACCTGCAATCAGTGCTCCGCGCCGCCGCGCAACACCAGGGCTCCGCGTTCGTCGAGATCTACCAGAACTGCAACATCTTCAACGACGGCGCTTTCGACCCCCTCAAAGAGCCCGCCACCCGCGACGACCATTTGATCCGCCTCGAACACGGCCAGCCGATCACGTTCGGCCAAAACGGCGAGCACTGCGTCGTCCACCCACCCGGCGGGTTCGGCCTCGAAGTCCGCGACACCGCCACCACCCCGACCGACCAGATCGTCGTCCACGACACCCACGTCACCGACCCCGCCTACGCCTTCGCCCTGTCCCGCCTGCCCGGCCCCGACCTACGAAACACCCCCATCGGAGTGTTCCGCAGCATCACCCGCCCCACCTACGACAACCTCGTCCAGGAACAGGTCACCACCGCCAAAGCCAAAACCGACGAAACCCCAGAACAACAACTCGCCGGCCTCCTCGCCAGCGGCGACACCTGGACGATCGCCTAG
- a CDS encoding SitI3 family protein has translation MAVEFRLTLGGDLPLDHVADLVAAEPAEKPRPSGTNPRLLSARLYDTRGYALTISSGSQGYFDAEADDGARWEWEPETYVDIDFSMRADDLVDKGIPNMMQAVARVLAARQEDAALVQNGNWLLLTRVGGTLRRHRPTWWSHYGIDDPITP, from the coding sequence ATGGCTGTCGAGTTCAGGTTGACCCTGGGCGGTGACCTGCCCCTAGACCACGTGGCTGATCTCGTGGCAGCCGAACCCGCCGAGAAGCCCAGGCCGAGCGGCACCAACCCACGGCTGCTCAGTGCCCGCCTCTACGACACCCGCGGGTACGCGCTGACCATCTCCTCAGGCAGCCAGGGCTATTTCGATGCCGAGGCCGACGACGGTGCCCGCTGGGAGTGGGAGCCGGAGACGTACGTCGACATCGACTTCTCCATGCGGGCAGACGACCTGGTCGACAAGGGCATCCCGAACATGATGCAGGCCGTGGCCCGGGTGTTGGCCGCCCGGCAGGAGGACGCGGCGCTGGTCCAGAACGGCAACTGGCTCCTGCTGACCCGCGTCGGGGGCACACTCCGCAGACACCGGCCTACCTGGTGGAGCCACTACGGCATAGACGACCCCATCACCCCATGA
- a CDS encoding DUF6244 family protein → MSHIEKITGELRALMTGVERAQGLAAAADSQAQEVALRAAGAGFVAVAAGVARVRTAITGIQGGLGSLAGSIGEATKATAAVPNEATPQETIAGLAPVQSAVDAARDAAAGAITGVGEAQQLVAMVLQGGQPGPLLQALEAIKQVLVLVVARTGGARQAVEAAIAQARQLGSSGN, encoded by the coding sequence GTGTCGCACATCGAGAAGATCACCGGTGAACTCCGCGCATTGATGACCGGAGTCGAGCGCGCGCAGGGGTTGGCAGCCGCCGCCGACAGTCAGGCGCAGGAGGTGGCGTTGCGGGCCGCGGGCGCGGGCTTCGTCGCTGTAGCGGCGGGTGTGGCGCGGGTGCGCACCGCGATCACGGGCATCCAGGGTGGCCTGGGAAGTCTTGCCGGGTCGATCGGTGAGGCGACGAAGGCCACCGCGGCGGTGCCGAACGAGGCCACCCCGCAGGAGACGATCGCCGGGCTGGCGCCCGTGCAGAGCGCCGTGGACGCCGCTCGTGACGCGGCGGCCGGGGCCATCACCGGAGTCGGTGAGGCGCAGCAACTCGTCGCCATGGTCCTGCAGGGCGGGCAGCCCGGGCCGCTGCTGCAGGCGTTGGAGGCCATCAAGCAGGTCCTGGTGCTGGTCGTTGCGCGCACCGGCGGGGCCCGGCAGGCCGTTGAGGCGGCGATCGCGCAGGCCCGGCAGTTGGGGTCGTCGGGAAACTGA
- a CDS encoding helix-turn-helix domain-containing protein — translation MSLLRRVIGGVLRRVRLRQGRTLREVAQAAGVSLPYLSEVERGRKEASSEVLAAICRALGIHLSDLLEEARDELRRVERRTPVAAGLTLARLDRAPAGQGGRTGPQLRAGGGPRLHVTRRPATPVPLLGGSLRQPATVPAPVGPAIGYASPTVLGMGTRIWLIPSPPAAARRRPRTPVTLARRRARTGRLRLTAA, via the coding sequence ATGTCGTTGCTACGACGGGTGATCGGCGGGGTGCTCCGCCGGGTACGGCTACGGCAGGGCCGGACGCTCCGCGAGGTCGCCCAGGCGGCCGGCGTCTCGCTGCCGTACCTCTCCGAGGTGGAGCGCGGCCGCAAGGAGGCGTCCTCGGAAGTGCTGGCGGCGATCTGCCGCGCTCTCGGCATCCACCTCTCCGATCTGCTGGAGGAGGCCCGCGACGAACTGCGCCGGGTCGAGCGGCGGACCCCGGTGGCCGCCGGGCTGACGCTGGCCCGGTTGGACCGGGCGCCGGCCGGGCAGGGCGGCCGTACCGGCCCGCAGCTACGGGCCGGCGGTGGACCACGGCTGCACGTCACCCGGCGCCCCGCCACCCCGGTCCCGCTTCTCGGCGGGTCGCTGCGGCAGCCCGCCACCGTGCCGGCGCCCGTGGGCCCCGCGATCGGGTACGCGTCGCCGACGGTCCTGGGGATGGGCACCCGGATCTGGCTGATCCCGTCCCCGCCGGCCGCAGCACGCCGCCGGCCGCGTACCCCGGTCACGCTGGCCCGGCGGCGGGCCCGGACCGGCCGGCTCCGGCTGACCGCCGCGTAG
- a CDS encoding HAD hydrolase family protein codes for MGQSAPPAEKYGWDPDGSKKRRLRDAVAEKLPDLEVRGGGSTSIDVTRKGVDKAYGMRKLLECLDLKHDNVLFVGDRLDHGGNDYPVKAMGIQCHAVTCWEETADYVRVLVDDLVRRHTQRA; via the coding sequence CTGGGCCAGTCGGCCCCGCCTGCCGAGAAGTACGGCTGGGACCCGGACGGCAGCAAGAAGCGGCGGCTCCGGGACGCGGTCGCCGAGAAGCTGCCCGACCTGGAGGTGCGCGGCGGCGGCTCCACCTCGATCGACGTCACCCGCAAGGGCGTGGACAAGGCGTACGGCATGCGCAAGCTGCTGGAGTGCCTGGACCTGAAGCACGACAACGTGCTCTTCGTCGGTGACCGGCTGGACCACGGCGGCAACGACTATCCGGTCAAGGCGATGGGCATCCAGTGTCACGCCGTCACCTGCTGGGAGGAGACGGCCGACTACGTGCGGGTGCTCGTCGACGACCTGGTCCGGCGGCACACCCAGCGGGCGTAA
- a CDS encoding helix-turn-helix domain-containing protein: MTAAAARVMDEQTILPDAANSAEVVDLLQVLRDRGHDVPEARARLVSADGSSSKPLPDGLHDILVKALEALANGYAVTIAPQHTTLTTQQAADMLGVSRPTLTKLLDEGKIPHERPNSHRRIKLADVLKYQEQRRQERRQLLQRMTVESLDMGLYDLPANDLEEGNDNRT, encoded by the coding sequence ATGACAGCCGCCGCAGCCCGCGTCATGGATGAGCAGACGATCCTGCCCGATGCCGCCAACAGCGCGGAAGTCGTAGACCTCCTTCAGGTCCTACGCGACCGCGGCCACGATGTGCCCGAGGCAAGAGCACGCCTGGTAAGCGCAGACGGCTCTAGCTCCAAGCCCCTACCCGACGGCCTGCACGACATCTTGGTCAAGGCACTTGAAGCCCTGGCCAACGGCTACGCCGTCACGATCGCGCCGCAACACACAACACTTACCACGCAGCAAGCCGCAGACATGCTGGGGGTGTCGCGGCCGACCCTCACCAAACTGCTGGACGAGGGGAAGATTCCGCATGAGCGACCCAACAGCCACCGCCGCATCAAGCTTGCCGACGTGCTCAAGTACCAAGAGCAGCGACGGCAGGAGCGGCGGCAGCTACTTCAGCGCATGACGGTAGAGAGCCTTGACATGGGGCTCTATGACCTACCAGCTAACGACCTTGAGGAAGGCAACGACAACAGAACGTGA
- a CDS encoding winged helix-turn-helix domain-containing protein codes for MAYLVRVRYPDGGGLTAEGRVRREAVRLQAAALLSQGVSVSEIAGRLRVSHNAVYVWRRRWLADGAAGLASKGPSGSACRLTGQQLDQLAAALEEGPAAHGWAEDQRWTLARVAELIVRLFRQRYTLRGVSLLLHRIGFSPQVPKHRPVERDEAAIATWRREVWPQAK; via the coding sequence ATGGCGTATTTGGTTCGGGTGCGCTATCCGGATGGTGGTGGGCTGACGGCCGAGGGTCGGGTCCGGCGTGAGGCGGTGCGGTTGCAGGCGGCGGCGCTGTTGAGTCAGGGCGTGTCGGTGTCGGAGATCGCCGGGCGGTTGCGGGTGTCGCACAACGCCGTCTACGTGTGGCGGCGGCGGTGGCTGGCCGACGGTGCGGCTGGGTTGGCGTCGAAGGGTCCTTCAGGTTCGGCGTGTCGGCTCACTGGCCAGCAACTGGACCAGCTTGCCGCCGCGTTGGAGGAGGGGCCGGCCGCGCACGGCTGGGCCGAGGACCAGCGTTGGACCCTGGCCAGGGTGGCGGAGTTGATCGTCCGGCTGTTCCGGCAGCGGTACACCCTGCGCGGGGTGTCGTTGTTGTTGCACCGGATCGGGTTCAGCCCACAGGTGCCCAAGCATCGGCCGGTCGAACGCGACGAGGCGGCGATCGCGACCTGGCGGCGGGAGGTGTGGCCGCAGGCAAAATGA
- a CDS encoding phosphotransferase — protein MYREAWRAQNERDALRRLDDARILAPSERGSGRIGSRKFLVMSRLRGSTADGTEEAARRIIAYLRSVHELGGPGFGRLCAPLLPRWNDYVCQRLISYRKAFVSQGLHEGAGTADALTHLRLPEPPVPSLLHNDPEPGNFLEGPSGIAGLDWELAIYGDPDLDYARIGYALGIRPARLVDLLDDQGVAFNEQALTIYRRVHLLGRLMSSITAAPPDMAAAQRYLRDLRACANDHT, from the coding sequence ATGTACCGCGAAGCATGGCGAGCCCAAAACGAAAGGGATGCTCTTCGGCGCCTCGACGACGCTCGCATATTGGCGCCGTCCGAGCGGGGCTCCGGTCGAATCGGCAGTCGCAAGTTTCTTGTAATGAGTAGGCTGCGCGGATCGACGGCGGACGGAACCGAAGAAGCGGCAAGACGAATAATTGCGTACCTGCGATCTGTCCATGAGCTCGGCGGGCCTGGCTTTGGCCGGCTCTGTGCGCCGCTCCTGCCACGATGGAACGACTATGTCTGTCAGCGCCTGATCTCTTACCGAAAAGCATTCGTCAGCCAAGGGCTTCACGAGGGCGCAGGCACCGCAGACGCCCTTACCCATCTGCGGCTACCCGAACCACCCGTGCCATCCTTGTTGCACAATGACCCAGAGCCGGGCAACTTCCTCGAAGGTCCTAGCGGCATCGCGGGACTCGACTGGGAACTGGCCATCTACGGCGACCCGGACCTCGACTACGCCAGAATCGGCTATGCGCTTGGAATCCGTCCAGCTCGACTGGTCGATCTCCTTGATGATCAAGGGGTTGCGTTCAACGAGCAAGCGCTGACTATCTACCGTCGCGTCCACTTGCTCGGTCGTCTCATGTCGTCGATCACCGCCGCTCCACCAGATATGGCGGCTGCTCAGCGTTACCTAAGGGACCTGAGAGCCTGCGCCAATGACCATACCTAA